From a single Arachis hypogaea cultivar Tifrunner chromosome 3, arahy.Tifrunner.gnm2.J5K5, whole genome shotgun sequence genomic region:
- the LOC140183524 gene encoding uncharacterized protein, with protein sequence MGVEEMVAMLLHIIAHDVKISNCLGALDGTHIKVNVLEADKPRYQNRKCDITTNVLGVVAPDMQFIYVLAGWEGLAADPKVLRDALFRNGFSVPQARNVIERAFGVSKARWGILKGRSFYPIKTQERIITAGCLLHNHIRRVMVVDPIDEIEDQNILGVDGDNPPY encoded by the exons ATGGGTGTGGAAGAAATGGTTGCCATGCTTTTACATATTATAGCACATGACGTCAAAATTAGC aattgtttaggAGCCTTAGATGGTACTCATATCAAAGTCAATGTTCTTGAGGCTGATAAGCCTAGATATCAAAATAGAAAATGTGACATAACAACCAATGTGCTTGGAGTGGTTGCTCCTGATATGCAATTTATCTACGTACTGGCAGGTTGGGAGGGTTTAGCTGCGGATCCTAAGGTATTGCGAGATGCACTATTTCGCAATGGGTTTAGTGTTCCCCAAG CTAGGAATGTCATTGAAAGGGCATTTGGAGTATCGAAAGCAAGATGGGGAATTTTGAAGGGAAGATCATTTTATCCTATTAAGACTCAAGAAAGAATTATAACTGCTGGTTGCCTTTTGCATAATCATATTAGAAGAGTGATGGTTGTGGATCCTATTGATGAGATAGAAGATCAAAATATACTTGGAGTAGATGGAGACAATCCACCATATTGA